In Methanolacinia paynteri, the genomic stretch CGTGTAGCCGGCATTTGCAGGGCTTGTCGACATGAGGACCACTACGGTAATATCCGGATATTCCGGCAGATCGCCGTAGATCTTTTTGAACCACCTTCCGGCACCGGTGACTCCGTTTAATGCGATGCATTTTATCGTCGGATTTTCACGCAGGAATCCGGGGATGTCATTGGGGACGACATCCTTTATTCCCGAATCGCTGCTGCCCTCCCTCGAGCACCCGGATATGACATCCCATAGTGCAATTCCATGATTCGAAAGCTCTGCAATCCTCCGGCCATACGGAAGATCCCGGTCTATCCCGAACAGGGATTCCATAATTTGCCAGAAATTGTTCCGCTTATTTGCATAATATTCTCCCTTTTCAAGAGAGATGACAGACGGAAAACTCCCGAGGATCAGGACGGAAGGGCCTTTTCCCGACAGCGGTCTTAGTCCTGGAGAAGCATTTGCAGGCATGTTTTGTTCATTATTGATTCTTCTTTTACTCTGTATAGCCCTGCCGCCCTGATTATGGTAAAAGATTATATTTCATGCGGTCTCTTCTATTTAATCAATGAAAACCGGGATCATCCTGATTGCGGCGATAATAATTACTGCGATAACGATCTGTCCGGCTGCTGCTATATCAGTTGAAGAGATCGATACCGGATCACTGGACATTCCCGAACTTGAAGCCCTCGATTTTTCCGAAACCCCTCTTGGCAGTCTCGAATCGCTGCTCACTTATTCAGAGAGGCTGATAAAAGCGGCCGAAGCACTACTTGATTTCATTGGTAGTATATTCAGCATGCTCGGCATGGAAGACAACACCGATGTCGAAAATCTGCTGAATATATTTGAGGATGGAATGAACCTGACCAAAAAATGAAGGATCGAAATATATTTCCGTGCTTTATAATTGATTACCTGTGAGTTTATCACTTCAGTTGCTCACAACCTTGAAATGCTCCCCGGGAACGGTTATTTCAAAACGTGCCCCGACACCTTCTTCTCCGGTCTCGCAGATGGAGATCCCCGTTATCGAAAGGATCTCCCTCGATAAGAAAAGTCCGAAACCGGTAGTTTTTCCAAACCCTTTTTCAAATATTCTTTCCTTATCTGAGTCCGGGATACCTGTCCCGTTGTCCTCCCACAATATCTTCAGCAGATCGCCGGATATTTCGCAGCCGACCCGGACTTCGGTTGCCTCGCCATGACGGATCGTGTTGTCCATCAGGTTTAAAAACACCTTCTCGAGCATAGGATCCGCGTTCACCTCGATATTCCTGCAATCGTTATAAAGAACCACTTTCTCGTTTCCGGAATCGCTGATCAATTCCCGGATATCTATCCATACGGGTTTGTTGACTCCGAGGTTCTCGTATTCCCGTGTAAATTCTATATGACGCTGGATAGCCGAAGAGGCCTTTTTTATATAATTGAGGCAGTCCGCTCCCGGCTGATCCAGGATGTGATCTTCTGCAATTTCAAGGAAACCCTTAATCACCATCAGCTGGTTCAGGATGTCGTGACGTGTGATATCGGAGAGAATATTGAGTTTCCTGTTCGCAAATCTCACTGCCTCTTCTGCAGTTTTTCTTTCTGTAATATCCTCAACAACTGCCAGGCAGAATGGCTTTCCTCCCATCAGGATATATCTCGATGTGAAACTGCAGAGGTTTATCTCCCCGCTTTTTTTGCGGCAATTTATCTCGTAATTATCGATGCTGCCTTTTTCCCTCATCGCAGCAAGCAATAATTTATACTGATTGTTATCCTGGAAGATCCCAAGCTCCTCGGGTGTTTTTCCGATGGTCTCTTCCACGGAATAGCCGGTTTGGCTTACGAACTTTTCATTGACATCCGTAAATTTCTGGTCGGTCCCTGATATGAGAGTCAATACAAAGGGGCTGTTCATAAAAACAGTAGTGAACTTATTCTCCGATTCCTTCAGCTGCTCTTCAATCTCCTTTTGTCCTGTAACGTCCCAGATGAAAACCAGCATGGCTTCTGAATCGTTAAAATGGATCTTCTTTCCTATGCACTCGATCCAGATCTCCCTTCCCGCTTTATTTATGATCTTATAGCCGACAGGGTACCGGTCTATGCCCTGTAAAACACAACCCAGATCCTTTTCAAGTCCGGCGCGGGATTCGGGTGCGATATAATCCATAATATTTGCTCTCCCCGCCAGGGATTTGGAATCTTTTACATCCAGAATCCGGCTGGTTTCCATATTGGCAAAGAGGATTTTGCCTGAGAAATCCACTACCAGGATGCCGTCCAGGGAAAGATCGACAAGTGTTTTGAACTTCGTTTCGCTTTCGCGAAGCTCCTTTTCACTCTTTACCAGTTCGTCGTAATTCTGCCTGAGCTCTTCTTCAGAAGCGGCAAGCTGTTCATAGGCAGCATTGAGTTCTTCGGTCTTTTGGAGAAGTTCCTTCTTAGTCCTTTCATACTCGGCAATGGACCTGGCCTGCCGGAGATTATGATAGGTGGATTTTGAAAGCTGATTCGCCATCGCGAACAATGCCTTTGAGACGTTCTCAAATCTCTCCGTCGACATTGATGGTACTTCATAATATGCATCGAGGAAGACATTTTCGTCAGCACCGATCTTCCGGGCATATTCGAGCATCTTCTCTTCGGTCTGGGCTTCGTTTCGGACCTGGCCGGCGAGCCAGTTTGCAATGTGCCTGCCATTGACGATAATACTCGCACCGGCATCCCAGAGGCCGCCGCTTAAGCACTTCTGCACCGTCGGACCGTCAGGATTAGGTTTCCCGATGGTCGCATTGGAGATAAAACAATTTTTGCAGCCGTACTCGCTTTTCCTGATAACATCCCTGCACAGCCGGGTGAAATTGCTGGGTTTAGTGATGGGTGTTCCGTCGGGACGGGTAATTATCGATGCGACGCCGGCACCTGTTGAGAAATCGTCCTGGATCCGCTGGATTTCATCGATATCGAACAGATCCTCGAACTCTATGTTGCCTTCCGCCGGCGGCTGAGTCAGCATTATCACGCGTTTTTCAAGTGCCTCCTCCGCTCTTTTGCTTTTTACTGCGCTTTTTATCTTATGCGCCAGTTCGGCATACTGTGATTTGGGATCTCCGCCTTTCTGGAGATAAAAGTCCGCGCCCTCGTTTAACGCCTCTATTACAACCTCTTCCCTGCTTTTTCCAGTAAAAATAATAAAAGGAATTCTGTTGCCGGCACTCCGGAGAGATTTCAGCAGTCCGATACCGTCCATGCCGGACATCTGGTAATCGGAGACTACTGCATCAAAGGGTTTTTCCGACAAAAGCTTAAGGGCATCTTTCGCATTTCCTGCTGTTGTTACTGAAAAACCGCCTGTTTTCTCAAGGAATAATTTGCTCATATTAAGAAGAACCGGCTCGTCATCGACATAAAGAAGTGATATGCCGGAATCCTCCTGCTCCCCGTATGACATAATTATCGTTCCATCATTCTTAGACAGTAAATGATAATACTCCAGATCATGATAAACTTTAAGGAATTGATGTGGCAATTTTTCGAGCAAAATGCCAGTTTATTTCAATATTTGTACAAATTTTGAATAATATTTATTTTTATAATATGAAAAATTGTGTTTTTTCACTGTTTCATAACTATTAATTCTTTATTGCTCCACGCCCGGGGATGTCGTTACAATATTGGCCCACGGATACGAAGATAAAAAAAATATACGGATAATTTTTCTTCATCATTTCAATCAGCCTGCGCTTCGATCTTTTCCGGGTTGTATTTGACCAGTACGAACATTATGGCGGCGAAAAATACTATGACAGGAAATGTAGCGAGCGCCGTCGTCAGGCCGAAATGGTCGGCGATAATTCCGGAGACCGAAACCCCGATCCCGCCTGCTCCCATGGCGATTCCCATGAACATACCTGATATGAGGCCGATTTGGGTGGGAACCAGCTCATGAGCCATCGATATCGTCACTGCAAAGGAGGACCAGAGGAGGAATCCGAACAGTATAATGAAAAGGATCAGCAGGGCGCCGTGGGTGACGAGGATTGCGGCAAAAACAGGAACGGCCGCGAATGTTGTTGCAACGACCACAGGTTTTCTTCCGAACCTATCGGAGAGCGAACCGCCGAGAAGCTGCCCCACAACTCCTGCCAAAAGCATAACACTGACTAAAAATGTCGCATCTATGAGCGAGTAGCCCTCCAGGACGAGGAATGTCGGTATGAAAGTCATGGCCCCAAAGGTGGCCCATGCACGGAGTGTTGCACCGGAGAAGAGGAATATAACGGGCTTCCAGTTCTCCCGGCCGGATGCGGAAGTCACTACGGTCTTCTTGTGAGTCTCGGGAATCGGCCTGAACATGAGAACCAGTGCACCGGCGATCGCCGGGATCACGAGCCACGTTATCGATGATATGCCGCCGTACGACAGGGCGAGACCGCCGACTATAGGACCGAGTGCCTGGCCGAGATTCCCTCCTACGGTAAAAAAAGATGTGAGACGCCCGCGGGTCCCCGGAGTTGCAAGGGCATCCACCTTGCAGAGTGCACCGGGATGAAATGTCGCATGCCCCATCGCCGATATGGCAACGCACCCGAGCATTACATAATAGTGGTTGGAGACAAGACCGAGTAATGCGATACCGCAGCCGGATAACAGCAGCGAAATGATGATGCTGATCCTGAGACCCTTCCTGTCGGCGAGGCTTCCGAAGACGGGCTGGAGTACGGATGAAAGCAGGCTGTGCATCGTCGGGAGGAGTGCGGCCTGGAAATAACTGTAGCCGAGAGTCGTGATCAGTACCGGCTGCAGTGCCATAAGGACAGGGAAATAGATGTCGTTGACCATGTGCGCAAATCCGAGCTGAATAATCTCCCTGAAATTTCCAGGGAGGCTTAACAGGCCGGGCTTTGCATTCGCATCTTCCGCACTCATTCAGATCGCTCCGTTCCGCTGACTTTTTTATTCGCAGAGAGATCACGGATTTGCTGATCGTAGACCGATTCCATTGCAGAAAAAACCCTGGAAATTACTTCCAGTTCCTCTTTTTTCAGGGTTCCGACACCGGCAGCGATTCTCTTGTAAACATCCGCATGGGTCTTCTCGTGGCACCTGAATGCAGTCCGTCCTTTTTCTGTAAGCTCGAGAGAGACTTCTTTATCATTTCTAAGTCCCCGGACTTTTTTCACGAGACCGCGGCGGGCCAGTTTCGCCACCATCTGCGATGCGGCGGAAGGAGTTATTCCGAGAATTTCGGCAATAATCCTGTTGTTGTTCTCTTTCGTACTTCCGATGGCCTGGATAGCATGGATCTCCGATAATTTCAGCGGGTCGTCGATCCCGAAATCACGGGGAAGATTCTCCATAATATTCATCTTATTCCGTATTCTCATCCATACCCCGTATAGTTCGGCGAAGTCGGATGGTCGCGATTCTGCAACAGTCATTGTTTAGTTACTTAATGATTAAGCTACTTAATAATATTCCCGATCGTGACCGGGAGAATATTTACTGGGAGTTATTTTCAGCCCGATAAATTGCTATCGCGCCGAAATTTGTGTAAAACCCCCATGACAGGCAATTCCATCACGCAAAACCGATGAAAATCTACAAAGTTTATTTGGACTAAAACAAGGGATCTAAAAGGTCTCAATCCGGATTTCCAAACGAAACTAAATTAAACAGCCTGGGGACCCTTGCCGGTCCCCTGGGCGTGCCATAAGGAGAATATCTTCAGGCAAGGCCCCTGGGTAGGGACCGTCCGGCGGCCCGTCCGCCGGTGCCGGGGTTGCCGGAGAAAGACATGAGACAGCAAAGTGCCAAAAAGTTTATTGGAATTTGGGTAGGGATCTAAAGGATCCGGACCTTGATTTTTATAGCAAAAATGTGAATTAGGTCCGGAGATCGTTATATGACGATCTCTCGATCTTCCGGCGGATCGTTGGGATAATCTAATTTACCAGGTTCATTGATCCTTCACTGCAGCCGTCTACTCCTCGCATTTGAACTCGATCTCGTCGTACATGTGCTCGTAGCCCCAGTGACACAGCTGGTCAAGGATCGGTATCAGCGAGAGTCCTTTTTCGGTCAGCGAGTACTCGACCTTCGGCGGGACCACGGGGTACACCTTCCGTGTAATCAGGCCGTCGTCTTCGAGTTCGCGAAGTTCTTTGGTGAGCATTCTCTGGGTGATCTTCGGCTGGATGCCCCTGAGGATCTGGCTGAAACGCAGCGTCCCGTCTTTCAACTCATAAAGGATCAGGGGTTTCCATTTGCCCCCGATTACGGCTATGGCGGCATCGAATCCCCAGGCATATTTGTATTGTTTTTCAGATGGCTCTTCCATTGGTATACATCCTGTACGTATGTAACATTTCACATGAAAATCACGTTGTGATTTACATGAAACAGTCCATGAAACCTTTGTTTCATAAACGTTTTAGTAAATACCAACTATATAAGACATACATCGCAAACATATAACCGGATAACCGGCGGATACAGCTTATAACCGGAAAGAGCGATGAAATGAAAGATCATACGAAAAAGAAGGACCAAAACGATCTCTCCTTAAAACAGAAAAAAGACATCTTCGAACGCGACCGGTCAGGAGAACTGGTCCGGACGGACGACCCGGAATTCCCTAAAATGAGCGATGCGATTCGCCGTGCCAGAAAGATCACGGCCCGCATGAATACTTCATATCATGATGACGATGAAGCCAGGGAGTTATTCAGCGAGCTGGTCGGTTACGAGGTCGATCCCTCCTCACGTGTGACCCCGCCGTTTTACACCGATTTCGGCCAAAATATTAAAATCGGGAAGAATGTCTTCATAAATCACGCCTGCACATTTATGGACCGGGGAGGTATTACAATTGAGGACGATGTCAAGATCGGTCCCTGTGTCAATCTTCTCACGACCAACCATCCACTGGACCCGTCCGAAAGAAAGGCAACGATCTCCAATCCAATATGGATTAAAAATAATGTTTGGATCGGTGCAGGAGCGACGATCCTGCCGGGTATAACAATCGGAGAGAACTCGGTCGTCGGAGCGTCAGCGGTTGTCACCCGTGATGTACCGCCTGATACGATCGTCGCAGGAGTGCCTGCAAAAATTATAAAATCACTCGGTGATCTTTAATTCAATCTAGTTCATTTTAATCCGGTACAATATTGCCTGCCCGCAGCAGATCATACCGATCTTTCGTTTGGGCAGGGAGAACTATTTTCGCCAACTCATTTTTCTGGCAGGAAAGACGCAAAAAGCCTCTATACACCATTTAGTATGCGGAGTGTTAGTATGTATCATATCTGTTTGTATCCGTTAATTATAGTATACCACATAATCAGTAACCATGGGTTTTGAAAGAAGCTACCCATAACCCAGAAAGAGATCGCTTCCACCCATATCTTTATGATAGAAAAGAGCAAGGAGGATTTTACATGAGCTTCATGATGTATATTCCAACAAGGATTCTGTTCGGGGCAGGCCAGCTGAACAACCTGCACGAACAGAAACTTCCCGGCAAAAAAGCCATGATAGTCATAACAAGCGGAACCTCGGCAAAAGAATACGGGTACCTTGCAAGAACAAAAGATCAGCTGAAACAGGCCGGTGTGGAGAGTGTCGTATTCGACAAAGTCCAGCCCAACCCGCTGAGATCGACGGTCATGGCAGGTGCAGCCTTTGCAAAAGAGCATGGCTGTGATTTCGTTGTGGCTCTTGGCGGCGGAAGCTGTATCGATGCGTCAAAGGCGATCGCCATCATGACCACCAACGACGGAGACTACTGGGACTATATCTTCGGCGGAACGGGAAAAGAGAAATTAATGACGAACAAGCCCCTGCCCGTCGTCGTTATCTCAACCACGTCGGGTACTGGCTCCGAAACGGACCCCTGGGCTGTCGTAACACACGAAACCCGTCATGAAAAGATCGGTCTGGGCAATGACGACACGTTCCCCGTCCTCTCGATTGTAGATCCCGAACTGACGAAGACAGTGCCGCCGGACTTAACCGCGTACCAGGGTTTCGATGCATTGTTCCACAGTGCCGAGGGCTATGTATCCAAGGGAACCAATCTGATGAGCGATGTCTTCGCTATCAATGCGATTGAAAATGTCGGGCGAAATCTCGCAAAGGTTGTCAGGAACGGGGACGACATCGACGCACGCGAAAAAGTCACCTTCGGAAACATCCTCTCGGGAATGCTCGAGACAATCGGTGCAGTCACAAGCCAGCACGCCCTCGAACATGCGATGTCCGCCTATCACCAGGAGCTCACCCACGGTGCAGGCCTGATAATGATCAGCAGGGCGTACTTCACGAAAGTTATCGAAAGACACGTGGCGGACGACAGGTTCATAGCTATGGCAAAGGCCATGGGAATGGAAGACGCCAAAGATCCGATGGACTTCATAACGATGCTTTCGAAACTCATGGAAGAGTGCGGAGTTTCGGACCTGAAGATGTCGGACTACGGGATCAAACCCGAAGAATTCGAAACTCTCGCGAAGAACGCGAAGGAGACTATGGGAGGGCTCTTCCTCACCGACAGGAGCGAGATGAGCATCGAGGACTGTGTCGCAATCTATGCCGATTCCTACCGGTGAGAAAGGAGATAACGGCACGAAAAAGGGGATCGGAATTCGATGAAGAAAACGGTCGGCCCGACATTATTACTGGTGGCGGTACTTGCAGTGGCGATCTTTTCCCTGGTGTTTATGTCCTGGGATACTGATAGCAGTGGCCCGGAAGGGACGCCGCAGGAAGAAAGCGATCAGCCCGGCATGCCCGGCGAAGGTTCAGGAACACCGGTTACGGGAGACAATACGATGAACAGCACACCAGATGCAAGGATAAAACTGTCATTCGACAACGATGAAGTAATCGTGAAGATGTACGACAATCCTACGAGCAGAGATTTCTTAACATTACTTCCCTTAACGCTGACCTTCGAAGACTATTCGGGGACCGAAAAGATCAGCAGTCTGCCGAAAAGATTGTCGACTGAGGATGCACCCGCAGGAAGCGATCCTTCGGCAGGAGATTTTACCTACTATTCTCCCTGGGGAAATCTTGCGATATTCTACAACGACTTCGGTTACTCGGGAGGACTTGTCATATTAGGCACGATCGAATCGGGAACTGAAAAGTTAGGAGAAATCGACGGGGATTTCACCGTTAGAATTGAGAGAATCGAATGAATCCGTGACACGGATTGAAAACAGAATGAAAATCAAGATGATCCAGATAAGGCGATAAATATGAAAATTCCGGAAGAATTTGAGAAAAGAATAATCTTTCCTGTAGGAGAGAAGATCGAGAACGAGTATTTTTCGGGAACGGCATGGCTTTCCGTCCTCGTCCCCCCTGAAACCACATTCAACTGCCCGACTTTCAACGTAACATTCGAGCCGGGCGTAAGGAACAACTGGCACAGGCACCCGGGCGGCCAGATCCTGCTTGTCACGGGCGGAAAGGGCTATTTCCAGGAAAAAGGAAAGGAGGCACGGGTGTTAAAAGAAGGCGATGTGGTGAAGATCCCGCCGGATGTAAAACACTGGCACGGTGCGGCAAAGGACAGCTGGTTCTCCCATATCGCCATAAGCACGAATATGCAAAAAGGCGATGCCGAATGGATGGAACCTGTAACTGATGAGGAATATTCAAAATTACCATAATTTCGTCCGTTGATGAGAAAAAAAGTTTATGAAACAAAGGTTTCATGGACTGTTTCATGTAAAACCCCCATGATGGGCGATTCCATCACACAAAAACCGATAAAATCTACAAAACCTGTTGGAATCAGGACAAGAGATCTAAAGGGTCTCAATCTGGATTTCCAAGCAAAACGTTCATGAAACAAAGTTTCATGCACTGATTCATGTAAATCATAAAGTGATTTGCATGTAAAAGCAAATAAACAGCTCAGGGGACCCTTGTCGGTCCCCCGAGCGTGCCATGAGATGGCTATCTTAAGGCAAGGCCCCTGGGCAGGGGCCGTCCGGCGGCCTGGCGCCGGTGCCGGGGTCGCCTGAGATAGACATGGACATTAGAGAGCTAAAAAGTTTGTTGGGATTAGGGCAAGGGATCTAAAGGGTCCTGGTCCTGATTTCTATAGTAAAATTCAAACGAACCGGAGGTAAAAAAATGCCGGAAATTACAGAGAACAAAAAGAAAGCCAATAAAAAGACCTTTGAAGTCAGTGAAAAGGTAACTGTAGAAAGCGTATCCTACAAGAACAAATACGGAATAATCGTTGCAGCGGACATGTATTTGTCAAAAGACATCGACAAGTCGAAAAAATATCCGGCTCTCGTTATAGGCACACCCTATGGCGGTGTAAAGGAGCAGGGTGCCGGAATATACGCGCAAAATATGGCGGAACGGGGATTCGTTGCCATTGCATTCGATGAATCCTATAACGGGGAAAGCAGCGGAAGACCGAGACATATCTCATCTCCGGACCTGTTCGTCGAAGATTTCAGTGCAGGAGTAGACTTCCTGGGGACACGCCCGTTCGTTGACAGGAACAGGATCGGAGCCATCGGCATCTGCGGAAGCGGAGCGTTTTCAGTCACTGCAGCCCAGGTGGACCCGCGTATCAAAGCAGTAGCGACTGCAAGCATGTACGACATGAGCAGAATGATACGAAAAGGCTGGGAAGATTCAATGACCGATGAAGAGCGTGCCCGGGCGCTGGTTCAGCTGGGCGAACAGCGCTGGAAGGACTTTGAAAACGGAACTCCGTTGCTGCCTGAAGGATTCCCTGGTGAACCGGCCGATTCAATCCCGGAGGGACTGGACCCGATTCTGAGTGAATTCTTTGAATATTACGGAATGAAACGCGGGCATCATCCGAATGCAGGAGCTGCATTCACAGTGACGAGCAGCATGTCATTTATGAATTTCCCGTTGATGAATTACATCGACACCATCTCACCGCGGCCGATCCTGTTCATCATCGGTGAGAATGCACACTCCAGGTATTTTAGCGAAGATGCCTATAAAATGGCCGCCGAACCAAAGGAACTCTACATCGTCCCGGGTGCGAGACATATCGATCTCTACGACGGAGGAGACAACAACTATATCCCCTTCGACAAACTGGAGTCGTTCTTCAAAGATAATTTAGGGAAAGATTATAATTTGACACAGGGTGCGTAGAGCAGTCAGGTCAAGTTACTGAAGAAGAATATGGTGAGTAGGAATAATCTGAAAACTCACCATCGATTTTTTTTTTTTTGCTGTTTTATCAGCCGGATATAATCTCTCAAAATTATTTTTACATATCTGATTTTTTGTCGGTCCTCTTGAGCATAGGCATAGCAAAGAATTCTTTCCGGAGGAGAATATTCCATAAGCCTCATGAGCTCACCGCGTCTCTCCGCCCAGGGGATACTCGTCTATCCCCTGGGCGGTTTATCATGATAGAGAGGCCCCGAGGTCGGGGCCGATCCGCCGGCCTGCGAAGCGGCTGGCGGCGAGGGGTGCCAATATGTGTTTGAAGAATATAATTGAAAATTAAAATTGCGTCTCGGCCATGTTCTTCCGGGTTGAACATGGAAGAAATTCAATCGTTCTCATCGCAGAGAAACTCGATATCGTCTCTCATGTGTTCGCATCCCCAGAGACATAGCTGATCGAGAATCGGCATCAGCGACTTCCCGGTTTCAGTAAGCGAGTACTCGACCTTCGGCGGAACCACGGGGTAGACTTTCCGGGTAACAAGCCCGTCGCTTTCGAGTTCGCGAAGTTCTTTGGTAAGCATTCTCTGCGTAATTTTAGGCTGGATCACCTTCAATATCTCGTTAAAGCGTAATGTCTTCTCATTTAATGCATATAGGACAAGAGGCTTCCATTTGCCGCCGATCACATCTATGGCGGCATCGATTCCCCATGCATATTTGAATTCTTTTTTATTATCATCCATCGGTTTCATACCTGTCAGTATATGACATGACTGTTTGTATTCAATATATGGCGCATACACACAAATAATATACCATTTAACAGTTAGCCGGGATATGACATTTAATATGGTATTATCCATTTAATTTTCTCTGGCCGAACGGAAAAAAACCCATGGAATACAGGAATTTACCCAACAGCGACTGCATGGTCAGCACAATCGGTATCGGCTCGGGAAGTCTCCGTGAATCAGGACCACGGGAGATCGAAAAGATCGTCAGTTACGGTATGGAGAACGGAATAAACCTGATCGATACCGTCATGTCCGATAACAAAGCGGCAGAACCTATAGCACTGGCCTTAAAAGGGCGGCGGGAGGAGATGGTCATGCAGATCCATCTCGGAGCCGTATACCCGGGAGGAACGTATACGAGGGTAAGGCCGTTTTCAAAACTAAAGGAAGGGTTCGAAAACGAACTGAAAAAATACGGGACAGATTATGCAGATATCGGCCTGATTCATTATGTGGACGACGTTTCGGATTTTGAAGCTATAATGTCGGGCGGGATCTTCGATTACGCCCTAAGGCTGAAGGAGGAAGGGACAATCCGCCATCTCGGTTTCTCGTCGCATTCGCCGGAAATCTCCAGGCTCTTCATCGAAACCGGAGAGATCGACGTCTTCATGTTCAGCCTTAATGCAGCCTATGACTTCGAACCCTCGGGAGGGAGACTG encodes the following:
- a CDS encoding alpha/beta hydrolase: MPEITENKKKANKKTFEVSEKVTVESVSYKNKYGIIVAADMYLSKDIDKSKKYPALVIGTPYGGVKEQGAGIYAQNMAERGFVAIAFDESYNGESSGRPRHISSPDLFVEDFSAGVDFLGTRPFVDRNRIGAIGICGSGAFSVTAAQVDPRIKAVATASMYDMSRMIRKGWEDSMTDEERARALVQLGEQRWKDFENGTPLLPEGFPGEPADSIPEGLDPILSEFFEYYGMKRGHHPNAGAAFTVTSSMSFMNFPLMNYIDTISPRPILFIIGENAHSRYFSEDAYKMAAEPKELYIVPGARHIDLYDGGDNNYIPFDKLESFFKDNLGKDYNLTQGA
- a CDS encoding winged helix-turn-helix transcriptional regulator, giving the protein MDDNKKEFKYAWGIDAAIDVIGGKWKPLVLYALNEKTLRFNEILKVIQPKITQRMLTKELRELESDGLVTRKVYPVVPPKVEYSLTETGKSLMPILDQLCLWGCEHMRDDIEFLCDEND